Proteins encoded in a region of the Enterococcus gilvus ATCC BAA-350 genome:
- a CDS encoding acetyl-CoA carboxylase carboxyl transferase subunit alpha: MGLTAGEIVKLARHQDRLTSLDYFEKIFTDFQELHGDRLFGDDPAIIGGIAKLAGKPVTVIGIQKGNDLKENMARNFGQPNPEGYRKALRLMKQAEKFKRPVICFVNTPGAFCGVEAEERGEGEAIARNLMEMSDLKVPIISIVTGEGGSGGALALALADEVWMMEYSIYAILSPEGFASILWKDGKRADEAAELMKITAAELLDLAVIDRVIPETLKGNKLSEEKIIRMMKKSLIEKITELSSYTTEELIEKRYQRFRKF; the protein is encoded by the coding sequence ATGGGTCTTACTGCTGGAGAGATTGTTAAACTGGCGAGGCACCAAGATCGGTTGACCAGTCTGGATTATTTTGAGAAAATTTTTACCGACTTTCAAGAACTGCACGGCGATCGTCTCTTTGGTGATGATCCTGCCATCATTGGAGGAATTGCCAAACTTGCAGGAAAGCCGGTAACCGTCATTGGTATTCAAAAGGGAAATGATTTGAAAGAAAATATGGCGCGTAATTTTGGTCAACCCAATCCTGAGGGCTATCGCAAGGCACTGCGGTTAATGAAGCAAGCGGAGAAATTCAAACGTCCCGTGATTTGTTTCGTAAATACACCGGGGGCATTCTGCGGCGTGGAAGCTGAAGAACGTGGAGAAGGCGAGGCCATCGCCCGAAACCTGATGGAAATGTCCGATTTAAAGGTTCCGATCATTTCGATCGTCACTGGAGAAGGTGGCAGCGGCGGCGCATTAGCGTTGGCGTTAGCGGATGAGGTTTGGATGATGGAATATAGTATCTACGCGATTCTTTCGCCAGAGGGCTTTGCTTCGATTCTTTGGAAAGACGGCAAGCGCGCAGATGAAGCGGCGGAACTAATGAAGATAACTGCCGCTGAATTATTGGATCTGGCTGTCATTGACCGCGTGATTCCTGAAACGTTGAAAGGAAACAAACTCAGCGAAGAAAAAATCATCCGTATGATGAAGAAGTCATTGATTGAAAAAATCACAGAGCTTTCGAGCTATACGACAGAAGAATTAATTGAAAAACGATACCAGCGTTTCCGTAAATTTTAA
- the accD gene encoding acetyl-CoA carboxylase, carboxyltransferase subunit beta, which produces MGLFNKKKNYIRINPNRDTMPATKPAVPDDMWAKCPNCKRTLYKKEIGAEKVCPHCGYSFRISAWERLALTIDEKSFVDWDNQLEQKNPIDFPDYLTKIDNMKEKTGLDEAVLTGKATINGQEVAIGVMDANFIMGSMGTVVGEKITRLFEKAVVEKLPVVLFTASGGARMQEGIFSLMQMAKISAAVKRHSNAGLLYITVLTDPTTGGVTASFAMEGDIILAEPQTLVGFAGRRVIEQTIRQQLPEDFQKAEFLLQHGFIDQIIPRMMLKDRLSEFVAFHQEKGWCD; this is translated from the coding sequence GTGGGACTTTTTAATAAGAAAAAAAACTACATTCGGATCAATCCTAACCGCGACACTATGCCAGCAACGAAACCTGCTGTACCAGACGATATGTGGGCGAAATGTCCAAATTGTAAACGTACATTGTATAAAAAAGAAATCGGTGCTGAAAAAGTTTGTCCTCATTGCGGTTACAGCTTTCGCATAAGCGCTTGGGAACGATTAGCATTGACGATCGATGAAAAGAGCTTTGTTGATTGGGACAATCAATTGGAACAAAAAAATCCGATTGATTTTCCTGATTATTTGACCAAAATCGACAATATGAAAGAAAAGACCGGCCTTGATGAAGCGGTCTTAACTGGAAAAGCGACGATCAATGGTCAAGAAGTGGCGATCGGTGTCATGGATGCAAATTTCATCATGGGCAGTATGGGAACAGTGGTTGGCGAAAAAATCACTCGCCTTTTTGAAAAGGCGGTTGTTGAAAAATTGCCCGTCGTTCTTTTTACTGCTTCGGGAGGCGCTCGAATGCAAGAGGGGATCTTCTCACTGATGCAAATGGCAAAAATCTCGGCGGCAGTGAAGCGTCACAGTAATGCCGGATTGCTCTACATTACGGTATTGACAGATCCGACGACTGGCGGTGTTACTGCCAGCTTTGCGATGGAAGGCGACATTATTTTAGCTGAACCGCAAACGTTGGTAGGATTCGCTGGCCGACGAGTAATCGAACAGACGATTCGTCAACAATTGCCTGAGGATTTTCAAAAAGCAGAATTTCTTTTGCAACATGGATTTATAGATCAAATCATTCCGAGAATGATGCTGAAAGATCGTTTGTCGGAATTCGTCGCATTTCATCAAGAGAAAGGCTGGTGTGACTAA
- a CDS encoding acetyl-CoA carboxylase biotin carboxylase subunit: protein MFSKILIANRGEIAVRIIRACRELGIQTVAVYSEADKEALHTEMADEAICIGPARSSESYLNMQGILSAAIVTNAEAIHPGFGFLSENSLFATMCEECNIKFIGPSEKTIDAMGNKIHARQLMQKAGVPVIPGSDGSIDSLEEAEKLAEEIGYPVMLKAAAGGGGKGIRKVPTKSELEKHFLSAKSEAKAAFGDDSMYMEKIIYPARHIEVQILGDQQGNVIHLGERDCSLQRNNQKVLEEAPSVVIGEENRKMLGDIAVKAGKAVNYESAGTIEFLRDEEGHFYFMEMNTRIQVEHPITEMVTGIDIVKKQIKIAAGEPLGLEQSDVTFHGHSIECRINAENPAFNFAPSPGKIKTLLLPSGGLGLRVDSAMYSGVSIPPYYDSMIAKIIVHGDDRFDALMKMQRALGEFVSDGVITNVEFQMDLISHPSVLFGDYDTSFLQKTFLPEWQQSE from the coding sequence ATGTTTTCAAAAATTTTAATCGCTAATCGAGGCGAAATCGCTGTACGGATCATTCGTGCCTGTCGTGAATTAGGAATCCAGACAGTCGCTGTATACTCCGAGGCGGATAAAGAAGCGTTACACACAGAAATGGCCGATGAAGCGATTTGTATCGGACCTGCTCGTTCAAGTGAATCCTACTTAAATATGCAAGGCATCCTAAGTGCTGCGATCGTGACAAATGCAGAGGCGATCCATCCGGGTTTCGGCTTTTTATCTGAAAATAGTTTGTTTGCGACAATGTGTGAAGAATGCAACATCAAATTTATTGGTCCTAGTGAAAAAACAATTGATGCGATGGGAAACAAGATCCACGCACGTCAATTGATGCAAAAAGCAGGTGTTCCTGTTATTCCAGGCAGCGACGGCTCGATCGATAGTTTGGAAGAAGCCGAAAAACTAGCTGAAGAAATTGGCTACCCGGTGATGCTGAAGGCAGCGGCTGGCGGCGGCGGAAAAGGGATTCGTAAAGTTCCGACAAAGAGTGAATTAGAAAAGCACTTTTTATCAGCCAAGTCAGAAGCAAAAGCGGCTTTTGGTGATGATTCGATGTACATGGAAAAAATCATTTATCCAGCGCGTCATATTGAAGTACAGATTTTAGGGGATCAGCAAGGCAATGTCATTCATTTAGGAGAACGAGACTGTTCTTTGCAGCGAAACAATCAAAAGGTTTTGGAAGAGGCGCCTTCAGTCGTTATCGGTGAGGAAAATCGGAAGATGCTGGGAGATATCGCTGTCAAAGCCGGAAAAGCGGTTAACTATGAAAGTGCAGGGACGATTGAATTTCTTCGAGACGAAGAGGGTCATTTCTACTTTATGGAGATGAACACGCGGATTCAAGTTGAGCATCCGATCACTGAAATGGTAACGGGCATTGATATTGTAAAAAAACAAATAAAAATTGCAGCAGGGGAACCGTTAGGACTAGAACAATCGGATGTTACCTTCCATGGACATTCAATCGAATGCCGAATCAACGCGGAAAATCCGGCGTTTAACTTTGCTCCTTCGCCCGGTAAAATCAAAACGCTGTTATTGCCTAGTGGTGGTTTAGGGTTGAGAGTAGATAGCGCGATGTATAGCGGTGTGTCCATTCCGCCATACTACGATTCCATGATCGCGAAAATCATCGTGCACGGTGACGATCGCTTTGATGCCTTGATGAAGATGCAACGCGCATTAGGAGAATTCGTGTCAGATGGCGTTATCACGAATGTGGAGTTCCAAATGGATCTGATCAGCCATCCAAGTGTACTTTTTGGCGATTATGATACCAGCTTTTTACAAAAAACATTTTTACCTGAGTGGCAACAAAGCGAGTAG
- the fabZ gene encoding 3-hydroxyacyl-ACP dehydratase FabZ, giving the protein MLTVEEIKEIIPHRYPMLLIDRVEELEAGKSIKAKKNVSVNEPFFQGHFPHEPVMPGVLIVEAMAQAGAVALLSMDEFKGKTAYFGGIDKAKFRKKVVPGDTLVLEVELTKVRSSAGCGKGIAYVDGKKVAEAELTFMIG; this is encoded by the coding sequence ATGTTAACAGTTGAAGAAATCAAAGAGATTATTCCGCATCGTTACCCGATGCTATTGATCGATCGTGTAGAGGAATTAGAAGCAGGGAAAAGCATCAAAGCGAAGAAAAACGTTTCTGTGAACGAACCCTTTTTCCAAGGACACTTTCCTCATGAACCTGTGATGCCCGGTGTTCTAATCGTGGAAGCGATGGCTCAAGCAGGTGCAGTTGCTTTATTGTCAATGGATGAATTTAAAGGGAAAACGGCTTATTTTGGCGGAATTGATAAAGCAAAATTCCGTAAGAAAGTGGTCCCAGGAGATACCTTAGTTTTAGAAGTAGAATTAACAAAAGTACGTTCGTCAGCAGGCTGCGGAAAAGGCATCGCATATGTCGATGGCAAAAAAGTAGCCGAGGCAGAGCTAACGTTTATGATTGGATAG
- the accB gene encoding acetyl-CoA carboxylase biotin carboxyl carrier protein yields MEIKEVKELMSQFNDSSLTEFDLREGSFELYMNKNQTSRQVSAPVQKEEQPAETIAAPSNQTITEPTASESGATAESKSGGQVITSPIVGIVYLQPSPEQEAFKSVGEAVSQGDTVCIIEAMKLLNEITSEFDGTITEILVENEDVVEYGQPLFRIG; encoded by the coding sequence ATGGAAATCAAAGAAGTCAAAGAACTAATGAGTCAATTCAACGATTCGAGCCTCACTGAATTCGATTTACGTGAAGGCAGTTTTGAATTGTATATGAATAAAAATCAAACAAGTCGCCAAGTTTCAGCGCCTGTACAAAAAGAAGAGCAGCCAGCAGAGACCATCGCTGCCCCTTCTAACCAGACAATTACTGAGCCTACAGCATCAGAAAGTGGCGCAACTGCTGAAAGCAAAAGCGGCGGACAAGTTATCACTTCCCCCATTGTAGGGATCGTTTACTTGCAGCCTTCGCCAGAACAAGAAGCATTTAAATCTGTTGGAGAAGCGGTAAGTCAAGGGGATACTGTCTGTATCATTGAAGCGATGAAGCTGTTGAATGAGATCACCAGTGAATTCGATGGGACGATCACCGAGATCTTGGTGGAAAATGAAGACGTTGTTGAATATGGACAGCCTTTGTTCCGCATCGGATAA